The sequence below is a genomic window from Flavobacterium sediminilitoris.
AAGGCTTTTATTCTTATTAATAAAAAAGTTAAAGGAATTCATGAATTTGAAAATCCAATTGAAGCTATAAAAAATGCTGAAGCTATTTTTACAGGTGGAGGAAATACTTTTGTTTTAGTAAACGAATTATATCGCAACAATGTTTTAAACACTTTAGAAGAGGTAATTAAAAATGGCACTCCATATTTAGGCACAAGCGCAGGAAGTAATATCTGTGGACTTACTATGAATACCACAAACGACATGCCCATTGTTTATCCTCCAAGTTTTAGAACATTAGGTTTAGTTTCTTTCAACATTAATCCTCATTATCTTGATCCAGAAATAGACTCAACCCACATGGGAGAAACTAGAGAAACTAGAATTAAAGAATTTCATGCTTACAATCCGCAACCAGTAATTGGATTAAGAGAAGGAAGCTGGT
It includes:
- the pepE gene encoding dipeptidase PepE; this translates as MKNLIIASTSTLHNGSYLDYLLPTLEDHFKEVSTILFIPYARPSGISHDEYTSKVKKAFILINKKVKGIHEFENPIEAIKNAEAIFTGGGNTFVLVNELYRNNVLNTLEEVIKNGTPYLGTSAGSNICGLTMNTTNDMPIVYPPSFRTLGLVSFNINPHYLDPEIDSTHMGETRETRIKEFHAYNPQPVIGLREGSWLEVRNNSVKLKGNLTARVFKRNQEPIEIDPETELNNL